The DNA segment ACTCGTTGGGCGGCGACGCGCTTCACTCCCACTGTCGATTTCGTGGGGTCTCGTTCGACTACTGGTAGAGCCAGAGACGAGCTGGTCACAATCGATCGGTAGCCTGGACCTTCAAACACGATCGAAAGGACAACTGACATGAGAAAAATCATTGCAGCCCTGGTGGTGTCGGTGGACGGCTTCATCGAGGGACCCAACGGAGAGCTGGATTGGGTAGAAACCTGGGAAGATCCCTTTGATCTGCTCCCCCAGATCGACACCTGTATCCTCGGCCGCGGGATGTATGCGGGCTACGAGCAATACTGGCGTGCCATCTTGACCAACCCCGAGGGTATTCAGCCCTTCACGGGCAAGGTCGCTTCGAAGGACGAAATCGATTACGCGCGCTTCGCCGATAAAACGCCCCATATCGTCTTGTCCAAGACGTTAGACAAAGTCAATTGGAAGACGACGCGGATCGTTCGAGATGTTGCGGAGATCCGAAACCTGAAGCAGCAGCCTGGCAAGGACATGCATGCGGTCGGCGGCGCCACTTTGGTCTCCAGTCTGATGAACCTGGGCTTGATCGATGAGCTCCGGCTAGTCGTGCACCCCATTGTCTTGGGCGGAGGCAAGGCGCTGTTCAAAGACGTGAAGGAGCGACATGCGTTGAAGCTCCTCCGGGCCAAGACGTTGAAGTCGGGACAAGTCGTCTTGACTTACAGCACGCAATCTTAAACCTCTGACCCAAACCAACGGGCCTCTGGAAGGCGGCCCTAGAAAGATTGGCCAAAGTCGCGAAATCGCCCAACAAAACGCTCCAGCGGACGCGCCAAACGACGGCGCGCCGCTGAGCTAATCGTTGGGCGGCACACTACGTATAGGGACGGCATCATGAAGCAGATATTTCCTGACTTATGGCAGACAAACCCGGAGCATCCTTTTCCTAATCTGACCACGCATGGCTACCTGCTCGTGCGAAACGAGGGAAACGTGTTGTTCTATAGCTCCGGGC comes from the Pseudomonadota bacterium genome and includes:
- a CDS encoding dihydrofolate reductase family protein; this encodes MRKIIAALVVSVDGFIEGPNGELDWVETWEDPFDLLPQIDTCILGRGMYAGYEQYWRAILTNPEGIQPFTGKVASKDEIDYARFADKTPHIVLSKTLDKVNWKTTRIVRDVAEIRNLKQQPGKDMHAVGGATLVSSLMNLGLIDELRLVVHPIVLGGGKALFKDVKERHALKLLRAKTLKSGQVVLTYSTQS